A genomic stretch from Mycobacterium malmoense includes:
- a CDS encoding LLM class flavin-dependent oxidoreductase yields the protein MFTLRFDMRAPTWGASPAALYAAVPEMCAWAEDHGGLAGVFCEHHGSDDGYLPSPFLLASAAAARTQRLALSLILILPFYEPVRLAEDMAVLDLLSGGRASYILALGYRPEEFEHFGLTLRDRGRLADEKLALLRRLLAGETVVEDGQRIMVTPRPRTAGGPGLTWGGGSVAAARRAGRYGLGLLANANVPGMSEAYEAACREHGHQPGPTMLPDRDHPSVVFVADDVEQAWSELGEHLLHDARTYAEWNPGNQTSAGFSHVTTVAELRDAAASHVIISVPEAISRVRAGQILNLAPLCGGLPPDVAWPYLKRVGDVVLPEALSRRKTPL from the coding sequence GTGTTCACGCTGCGCTTCGATATGCGCGCCCCGACCTGGGGCGCGTCCCCGGCCGCGCTGTATGCCGCCGTGCCCGAGATGTGCGCGTGGGCCGAGGATCATGGCGGCCTCGCCGGCGTCTTCTGCGAGCACCACGGATCCGACGACGGCTACCTGCCGTCGCCGTTTTTGTTGGCGTCGGCGGCGGCCGCGCGCACCCAACGTCTGGCGCTCAGCCTGATCCTGATCCTTCCGTTCTACGAACCCGTACGACTCGCCGAGGACATGGCGGTCCTCGACCTCCTCAGCGGCGGGCGGGCGTCGTACATCCTGGCCCTGGGGTACCGGCCCGAGGAATTCGAGCACTTCGGGTTGACGCTGCGGGATCGCGGCCGGCTCGCCGACGAGAAGCTCGCCCTGCTGCGCCGCCTGCTCGCCGGCGAAACCGTCGTCGAAGACGGACAACGGATCATGGTGACACCGCGCCCACGGACCGCCGGCGGGCCGGGACTGACGTGGGGCGGCGGAAGCGTGGCGGCGGCCCGGCGCGCGGGCAGATACGGCCTGGGCCTGTTGGCCAACGCCAATGTCCCCGGCATGTCGGAGGCCTACGAGGCCGCCTGCCGCGAGCACGGCCATCAGCCCGGGCCGACGATGCTTCCCGACCGTGACCACCCATCCGTTGTCTTCGTCGCCGACGACGTGGAGCAGGCCTGGTCGGAGCTGGGCGAGCATCTGCTCCATGACGCGCGAACCTATGCCGAGTGGAACCCCGGCAACCAGACATCGGCGGGTTTCTCGCACGTGACAACTGTCGCCGAGCTGCGGGACGCCGCGGCGTCACACGTGATTATTTCTGTCCCGGAAGCGATTTCGCGGGTTCGCGCCGGCCAGATCCTCAACCTGGCGCCACTGTGCGGTGGGCTGCCGCCGGACGTCGCGTGGCCCTATCTCAAGCGCGTCGGCGACGTCGTGTTGCCCGAGGCCCTGTCGCGGAGAAAGACACCACTATGA
- a CDS encoding alpha/beta fold hydrolase: protein MDIFAEWQNGGTELRWRSTTAANDRREVSVFSRRCGTPGAPALVLVHGFPTSSIDYFALAGELGSEFDMFVLDFPGYGLSDKPPAPHVYSLYDDARLLVHAITQVWKLTEYRMLTHDRGSSVGMIALEMLAAQDPPAAPVDLILTNGNIYLPLSNLTVFQAALLDPATGRGTAAATTPEMLAAGLGASAFMPRRTPEDPEISALAKCFAHNDGIGVLPDTIQYLNERAADETGWLEALSKNPVNTTVVWGVHDNIAPLRVPNHVWQTYLKGKPGRNRYWVVPGADHYVQCDAPGQLAQIVRLTAEGGDIALQTLGNQPDGAVLVDQSDS from the coding sequence TTGGACATCTTCGCGGAGTGGCAAAACGGCGGGACCGAACTGCGGTGGCGGTCGACAACCGCCGCCAACGATAGACGGGAAGTCAGCGTGTTCAGCCGCCGCTGCGGCACGCCCGGGGCACCCGCACTGGTGCTGGTGCACGGCTTCCCGACGTCGAGCATCGACTATTTCGCCTTGGCCGGGGAACTGGGATCGGAGTTCGACATGTTCGTGCTGGACTTCCCCGGCTATGGGCTGTCCGACAAGCCGCCGGCGCCGCACGTCTATTCCCTATACGACGACGCGCGTCTGCTCGTCCACGCGATCACCCAGGTGTGGAAGCTGACCGAATATCGCATGCTCACCCACGATCGCGGCAGCAGTGTCGGCATGATCGCGCTGGAGATGTTGGCGGCCCAAGACCCGCCGGCCGCCCCCGTCGACCTCATTTTGACGAATGGCAATATCTACCTCCCGCTCTCCAACCTCACCGTGTTCCAGGCCGCGCTGCTCGACCCCGCCACCGGGCGGGGCACGGCGGCCGCCACCACACCGGAGATGCTGGCGGCCGGATTGGGTGCCAGCGCCTTCATGCCCCGGCGGACACCGGAAGACCCGGAGATCTCCGCGCTGGCGAAGTGCTTCGCCCACAATGACGGAATCGGCGTGCTGCCGGACACCATCCAATACCTCAACGAGCGCGCCGCGGATGAAACCGGTTGGCTGGAAGCGCTTTCCAAGAACCCCGTCAACACCACGGTGGTGTGGGGCGTGCACGACAACATCGCGCCCCTGCGCGTTCCCAACCATGTCTGGCAGACCTACCTGAAGGGCAAGCCCGGCCGGAACCGCTACTGGGTGGTGCCCGGCGCCGATCACTATGTGCAGTGCGACGCCCCCGGGCAGTTGGCGCAGATCGTCCGCCTCACAGCCGAGGGCGGGGACATCGCGCTTCAAACGCTCGGCAACCAACCCGACGGCGCCGTCCTGGTGGACCAAAGCGACTCATAA
- a CDS encoding cytochrome P450, whose translation MTGTGTAEVYYDPFDFDIDDDPYPIWKRLRDDAPLYHNDKYNFFALSRYEDVARELMNFDTYRSGRGTTMDIIMSGIDVPPGVILFEDPPIHDVHRHVLSKVFTPRRMEAIEPLTRAFCARALDPLVGSGRFDFVEDLGAMVPMRTIGYLLGIPEDDQEAIRDRGGSQLTLKEGTFRAVPQDFLEHSHEMFSNYIDWRVEHPSDDLMTQLLNAEVDDDGATRRLTRSEVLLYTSMIAGAGNETTTRLIGFIGQLLAEHPDQRRQIVADPSLIPMAIEEVLRYETPSPVQARYVARDVECRGTMISEGSIMLLLNGSANRDERRYPDGERFDIHRGATHLSFGHGLHFCLGSALARMQARVALEEVIKRWPEWEVDYANASKAHTSSVRGWAKLPVITG comes from the coding sequence ATGACCGGGACAGGCACGGCCGAGGTCTACTACGACCCGTTCGATTTCGACATCGACGACGATCCGTACCCGATCTGGAAGCGGCTTCGTGACGACGCCCCGCTCTACCACAACGACAAGTACAACTTCTTCGCGCTCAGCCGCTACGAGGACGTCGCCCGTGAGCTGATGAACTTCGATACCTACCGGTCGGGCCGTGGCACCACCATGGACATCATCATGAGCGGCATCGACGTTCCGCCCGGGGTCATCCTCTTCGAGGACCCGCCGATCCACGATGTTCATCGCCATGTGCTCTCAAAGGTTTTCACGCCGCGGCGAATGGAGGCGATCGAGCCCCTCACGCGCGCGTTCTGTGCGCGTGCCCTTGACCCACTGGTGGGCTCGGGACGGTTCGACTTCGTCGAGGACCTCGGCGCGATGGTCCCGATGCGCACGATCGGCTACCTACTGGGCATCCCCGAAGACGACCAGGAAGCGATCCGCGACCGGGGCGGCAGTCAACTCACGCTGAAGGAGGGCACTTTTCGGGCCGTCCCGCAAGACTTTTTGGAGCACAGCCACGAGATGTTTTCCAACTACATCGACTGGCGGGTGGAGCATCCTTCCGACGATCTGATGACGCAGCTGCTCAACGCCGAGGTCGACGACGACGGAGCGACGCGGCGGCTGACCAGGTCCGAGGTGCTGCTCTACACCAGCATGATCGCCGGCGCGGGCAATGAGACGACGACCCGTCTGATCGGTTTCATCGGTCAACTGCTGGCCGAGCACCCCGACCAGCGCCGGCAGATCGTGGCCGACCCCTCGCTGATTCCGATGGCCATCGAGGAGGTCCTGCGCTACGAGACGCCGTCGCCGGTGCAGGCGCGCTATGTCGCCCGCGACGTCGAATGCCGTGGCACCATGATTTCTGAGGGCTCGATCATGTTGTTGCTCAACGGATCCGCCAACCGTGACGAGCGCAGGTATCCCGATGGGGAGAGATTCGACATCCATCGCGGCGCCACCCATCTCAGCTTCGGCCATGGGCTTCACTTCTGTCTGGGGTCGGCATTGGCGCGCATGCAGGCGCGGGTGGCGCTGGAGGAGGTCATCAAGCGTTGGCCGGAGTGGGAAGTCGACTACGCCAACGCCAGCAAGGCCCACACGTCGAGCGTGCGGGGATGGGCGAAGCTGCCGGTTATCACCGGATAA
- a CDS encoding lipoprotein LpqH, with protein MRNRNGRRRLVLAIAALGVVALATALSACSGKSGQPSAAPSSSPAFSSTTVMVDGNKHTMITRVDCNNSAAQPSATPAESGDLTTRISVHDDSASIALALSDEKPPSIDGFAISLKAGSGQYQLPYQSPQSPTQVQATKDGTSYTVTGTGQATTPGQGGTRRVTFGIHVTCP; from the coding sequence ATGAGGAATCGGAACGGTCGGCGGCGACTCGTTCTCGCCATCGCCGCGCTCGGCGTGGTCGCGTTGGCAACCGCTCTGTCGGCCTGTTCCGGCAAGAGTGGCCAGCCATCCGCCGCCCCAAGTTCGAGTCCGGCTTTCTCGAGCACAACCGTCATGGTGGACGGCAACAAGCACACGATGATCACGCGAGTCGACTGCAATAACTCGGCCGCGCAACCGAGCGCGACGCCGGCGGAGTCGGGGGACCTGACCACCCGCATCAGTGTTCACGACGATTCGGCATCGATAGCGCTGGCCCTGTCGGACGAAAAACCGCCAAGCATCGACGGCTTTGCTATTTCGCTCAAGGCGGGATCCGGTCAGTATCAGCTGCCCTATCAGTCACCCCAGTCGCCGACCCAAGTCCAAGCAACCAAGGACGGCACGAGTTACACGGTGACCGGAACGGGCCAAGCGACGACACCCGGCCAAGGCGGCACGCGCCGGGTCACGTTCGGGATCCACGTGACCTGCCCCTGA